The region TCTGACCTGGCTAATATACTGGGCAACCTGGTGAACCGCACTATCTCCATGAGCAACAAGTATTTTGACGGCGTGGTCAGTGATAAGGGCGCCTGCGGGGAAGTGGACGAGGATCTTAAGAAGGTAGTACTGGAGGAAGTGAAGAAGGCTGATGCCAAGATGGAGCAGCTGCGTGTGGCAGATGCCATGACGGAAATCTTTAACATCTTCAGAAGATGCAACAAATATATTGATGAGACCACACCCTGGACATTGGCCAAGGATGAGAGCCAGAAGGACAGGCTTGCCACCGTGCTCTATAACCTGACAGAGGCCATTGCCATCGGGGCATCCTTACTGTATTCCTTTATGCCCGAGACGTCTGAAAAGATTCTGGCGCAGATTCATACGGGCAAGCGTGAGCTGTCCCGGATGGATACCTTTGGACTGTATCCAAGCGGACAGAGGGTGACGGATAAGCCGGAGATTCTCTTTGCGCGCATGGACATCAAGGAAGTGCTGGAAAAGGTGGAGGCCATGCATGGGGCAGAGGCCGCTGCGGACCGGAACCAGGCAGGCGGTGAGGAAGGAGCGTCCGGCAGCGCAGAGGACAGCGGCATTGATTTGGAGGCCAAGGCGGAGATTACCTATGATGATTTTGCGAAGCTTCAGTTTCAGGTGGGAGAAATCATCAAGTGCGAGGCGGTTCCAAAGTCCAAGAAGCTCCTTTGTTCCCAGGTAAAGATTGGAAGCCAGGTGCGCCAGATTTTAAGCGGTATTAAGGCTTACTATTCTCCTGAGGAGATGGTGGGCAAGAAGGTCATGGTAGTGACCAACTTAAAGCCGGCCAAGCTGGCAGGCATGGTGTCCGAGGGCATGATTCTCTGCGCCGAGGATGCAGAGGGCAGCCTGGCCCTTATGACGCCGGAGAAGAGTATGCCGGCAGGAGCCGAAATCTGCTGATAGGAATACAGACAGAGCTGCGGATATTGGCCCGGCAGGAGCCGGTTGTCTGCCGCTGGTACGGAAGCTGTGAGACGTAAAAAATATGGCAGGAGCGGGCGGTATGACCTGCTCCTGTTTTGTTTGCCCAGCATGGGCGTTTTCTAATGGGTGAAAGTCCCAAGTGCGCGTAGGCAACAACGAAGCACATAGCCGAACAGCAAGGGTGTCCGCCGTGAGACGGAATCTGAAAGAAGCTGTAAGCAAACCTCTGACCTGACGGACAGGAACCGCATATAAGGCTCGGAAATACGGATAAGGTGGCAAAAGGCACTGAAGTCCAAAAGGTTGCCGGAAGTACGAGTAAATGCGGCAGGTACATGGAGGAAAAGAACACGCACCTTAACTGGGGAGGTCTCACAGGCGGTCTCATTAGCCGTAGTAACAACGAATTGTGAGAAGTCAGCAGAAGCCATAGTAGTGAGGAAGTTCCTGTAATGGGGACGGAGCGAAGGGCTGAACAATCAATCAGTTGAAGTACGTTCCACTTCGTAGCCGGAGCATACGCCTGTCGATGACTTCAAAGGCGGCAAAGGCAAAAGGGGCAGAAAGGAAACAACGCATGGACACAAGCAGTCTCATGGAGCAGATATTAAGCAGGGATAATCTAAATGCGGCGTATCTGCAAGTCGTAAGGAATAAAGGAGCGGCAGGCGTGGACGGGATGACCGTTGAAGAACTTGGCGCATATCTTTCGGAAAACGGCGAAAACATTAAGGAACAGTTGCGGACGAGGAAGTATAAGCCGAAGCCAGTCCGCAGGGTGGAGATACCCAAACCCGATGGTGGTACAAGAAATCTTGGAGTGCCAACAGCAGTAGACCGCTTTGTACAGCAGGCGGTGGCACAGGTGCTTACCCCGATATTTGAGGAGCAGTTTCACGACCACAGCTATGGATTCAGACCCAAGCGGTGTGCACAGCAGGCAGTCCTTAAAGCATTGGAAATGATGAATGACGGACACAACTGGATAGTGGATATCGACCTAGCGAAATTCTTTGACACAGTAGACCATGACAAGCTGATGACGATTTTCGGACGGACAATAAAGGACGGAGATGTCATATCGGTGGTAAGAAAGATTCTGGTCAGCGGCGTAATGATTGATGATGAGTATGAAGATACGGTAGTCGGCACACCGCAGGGTGGAAATATCTCGCCGCTGTTAGCAAATATCATGTTAAATGAGCTGGACAAAGAACTGGAAGCAAGGAGGCTGGATTTCGTCCGGTATGCAGATGACCTTATTATAATGGTCGGGAGCAGACAGGCGGCAGAGCGGGTAATGAAGAGCGTGGCTCGGTTTATAGAGGAAAAGCTTGGACTGAAAGTGAACGCGGAAAAGAGCAGGGTTGATAAACCAAAGGGCATTAAGTATCTGGGGTTTGGATTTTACTATGACTCATTTGCCAAAGGGTACAAAGCCAGACCACACCCGAAAGCGGCAGCAAAGTTCAAGGCGCAGATGAAGAAATATACAAGCAGGAGCTGGGGAGTGGGCAATGGTTATAAAATTGGGAAACTCAACCGGCTTATCCGAGGGTGGATAAATTATTTCAAAATCGGAAGCATGAAAAGGCTGTGCGCAAAAATGGACGGACAGATTCGGTATCGACTGCGCATGTGCATATGGAAACACTGGAAAACGCCAAAGAACAGGGAAAAGAATCTTATCAAACTTGGTCTGCCGCCAAATGCGGCACATGGCATTTCATATGCCAAAGGATATGCCAGAGTGTGCAGAAGCTGGAATCTCCACATTTGTATCAGTAAAGAGAGACTAGCTAAGTTTGGTCTTGTATCCATGGAAGACTACTACGCCGAAAAGGCTGTTACATGTTAAGTTGATTGAACCGCCGTATACCGAACGGTACGTACGGTGGTGTGAGAGGTCGGAAGGCGAAATAATCGCCTTCCTCCTACTCGATTAAATTAAGTGTATTTTGTATGTTTAAGGAGAAATGGAGGGGATTATGAGGATACTGAGCATAACAGCCCAGAAACCCCACAGTACGGGGAGCGGTGTTTATCTTACCGGCCTGGTAAAAGGTTTTGCTGCACTGGGACATGAGCAGGCAGTGGTGGCAGGGGTCTATAAGGAGGACGAGATACATTTTCCTGAAGGGACCCGGTTCTATCCGGTATATTACAGGACAGAAAGCCTGCCCTTTCCCATAGCGGGGATGTCGGATGAGATGCCTTACGAGAGTACCATATACAGCCAGATGACAGAGGATATGGTGGATGCATTCAAACAGGCGTTTCTGGAGAAAACCAGGGAGGCAGTGGAATGCTTCCGGCCGGATTTGATTCTGTGCCATCATCTGTATCTGCTGACAGCCGTGGTACGGGAGGCGTTTCCCCAATATAAAACAGCGGCCATATGCCATGGCACAGGCCTGCGCCAGATAAAGAAAAACAGTCTTGAACGGGAATATATTCTGGCTCACATAAAGGAGCTTCATAAGGTGTTCTGCCTTCACAGGGAACAGAGGGAAGAAATCAGCCGGATATACGGCGTGCCCGGAGAGCGGCTGGAAGTGATTGGAAGCGGATTTGATGATTCCATTTTCCGTTTTACGCCGGTTAAAAAGGATGATGGAGCCAAGCGGCTGATTTACGCTGGAAAGCTGTCGGAGAAGAAGGGGATCATGAGCCTGCTGCGGAGTCTTGCGTATCTGGAACAGATGCAAAGACAGGATGGGGAGCAGCAGAGGCAGGCAGCGGGGCAGTCTGCGGAGCCTGTGAAAATTGAGGTATGGCTGGCAGGAGGGTATGGTAACCAGCTGGAGTATGAAACCATTAAAAAGCTGGCGGGGCAGTCACCCTACCCGGTGAAATTTCTCGGCAGGCTGGACCAGCCCCGGCTGGCAGAACGGATGAATCAGGCGGATGTTTTCGTGCTTCCGTCCTTTTACGAGGGGCTTCCTCTTGTGGTGATAGAGGCTCTGGCCTGCGGTTTACAGGTGGTCTGCACAGACCTGCCGGGAGTCAGGCCCTGGCTGGAGGAAAATATCGGAACGTGTCCCGTGAAATTCGTGTCCCTGCCCGCCATTGTGAATGCGGATGAACCGGTTGAACAGGAGCTGCCGGAGTTTGAACGGCGTCTGGCTGAGGCTATAGGCAAAAGTCTGGGGATGAACGGCGGCAGCTTGGGGACGGATGGCGGCAGCTTGGAGACGGATGGTGGTGGGCTGAGTACGCACGGCGGGGAAAATATGACTGCCGCGGGCCCGTCAATGGCTTCCCTTCCGCCGGATTTGAGCCGCATATCCTGGGCGGGCATAAGCAAAAAAATATTAGAATCCTGTAATTTTATATAAATACCCCAAAATTTGGATGAAAATGGGAGAATCATACTCTGTATCCTGGAAAAATCAACCTAAAGTGGGAGAAACTTGAAATTTTTGCCATTTTGGAGTATGATGAAAGGAAATTAAAACATGAGGGGGCTAAAAAGCCCTAAAGAGGGTACGATATGGGTAGAGGACGCAGCCGCGGGCCATACGGCGGCCGCCGGCAGGGGCTTACGGGAAACCAGCTGAAGATTCTGGGAATTGTGGCAATTCTAATTGATAATATCGGCGCTGTGGTGATTCAGGGAGGGATTCTTCATGGAACAGACAGTGCTCTTTATCATGGGGTACTGCTGACGCCTTCCGGGCATTACTGGGTGATTGCGGGCCAGGTCTGCCGTTATGTGGGGAGACTGGGATTTCCTATCCTGGCATATCTCACAACAGAGGAATTTGTGCGTACCAGGGACCGACGGTGGTACGCCGTCAGGATGCTCCTGTTTGCCCTGTTATCCGAAGTGCCCTTTGATTTGGCTGTGTACCACACCATGTTTTATCCCCACTATCAGAATATGATGTTTACCCTGTTTGCGGGGGTACTGGTTATGGCTGTCATGGAGTCCACCCGAAATCCGGGTCTGCAGGCAGGAGCCCTGGCAGCGGGATGCGCGCTGTCATGGGTGCTGCAGTTTGATTACAATGTGGTGGGAGTCCTGTTCATAGCTGCCATGTACTGGTTCCGGCGCAGTGATACGGCCCAGGTGGTTGCGGGAGTGGGAATCTGCGCAGTGGAGAGCATCAGCTGCTATTGTGTGTCAGCCCTGTCCTTTGTGCCGATTGTATTGTATAATGGAAGACGGGGGGCATTTCAGCTTAAATATATGTTCTGCGTGTTTTACCCGGTGCATTTTCTGGTGCTGTACGGTGTGAGCATGTGGATTGCAAAAGGAGTTTAGAATCATGATATTTGATACACATGCCCATTATGATGATGAGGCATTTGACGAGGATCGGCCGGAACTTCTGGGACGTTTGCAGGAAGCCGGCGTGGGTGCGGTTATGAATGTAGCCGCCAGCCTGGAGAGCTGCCGCAGTACCCTGAAACTGGCCGAAGCCTATGACTGGATATATGGGGCCATGGGAGTCCATCCCAGTGAGACGGGGGAGCTGGACCAGGAGGGCCTTCAGTGGATTAAGGAACAGTGCGGCCACCCCAGGGTAAAGGCCGTGGGCGAAATTGGCCTGGATTACTACTGGGAGGAACCGGCCCACGATATACAGAAAAAGTGGTTTGAGGCACAGATGGATTTGGCCAGGCAGGTAAAGCTTCCCTTAATCATCCACAGCAGGGATGCCGCAAAGGATACCCTGGATATGATGAAGGCGGCTAAGGCCGGGGAGATCGGAGGTGTCGTCCACTGTTTTTCCTACACCAGGGAGATGGCCAGAGAGTACCTGGACATGGGATTTTTCCTTGGAATCGGAGGCGTCCTTACCTTCAACAATGCCAGGAAACTGAAAGAAGTGGTGGAATATATACCTCTGGAGTCCATTGTACTGGAGACGGACTGTCCCTATCTGACGCCGGTCCCTAACCGGGGAAAGAGAAACTCATCCCTTGAGCTTCCCTATGTGGTGGAGGCTGTCAGCCGGCTAAAGGGAGTGGACCCGGAAACCGTCATGAAGGCCACCTGGGAAAATGGAAAAAAGCTCTACCGGCTGTAGGCTGACCGATTATGGGAAGCAGAGTTGATAAATAAACAAAAAGCGCTGTAATGTACGATATACAGCGCTTCTTTTTTGCCTGTTCTTTTGCCCGGGCATTGACTTTTGCACGGGAATCCATTACTCTTAAAAGAGGGCCGAATCCGGTCCGCAGAAAGGAAATTATAATACATGGCGACTTTGGGTAATCCGAAAAATACCATTGAAATCATACAGAAATATCAATTCGCATTCCAGAAGAAATTTGGTCAGAATTTCCTCATAGATACCCACGTGCTGGACAAAATCATAAGCGCCGCAGGGATTACAGGGGATGACTGTGTGCTGGAGATAGGACCGGGCATCGGCACCATGACCCAGTATCTGGCGGAACATGCCGGAAAAGTGGTTGCGGTGGAGATTGACACCAATCTTCTACCCATTCTGGACGAAACTTTAAAGGGCTATTCCAATGTGACGGTTATCAACAGCGATATTCTGAAATTAGACATGAATAAGCTGGTGGACGAGTATAATGATGGAAGGCCCGTCAAGGTGGCGGCAAACCTTCCATATTACATCACTACTCCCATTATCATGGGATTGTTTGAGAGCAATGTACCCATTGACAATATCACTGTCATGGTGCAGAAGGAAGTGGCGGACCGGATGCAGGTGGGGCCCGGCTCCAAGGACTACGGCGCATTGTCCCTGGCAGTGCAGTACTATGCAAAGCCTTATATTGTGGCAAATGTGCCGCCCAACTGCTTTATTCCCCGCCCCAATGTGGGTTCCGCTGTCATCCGCCTCACAAGATATCAGGAGCCGCCGGTGCAGGTGGACGAGCCAGGTATCATGTTCCGTCTTATAAGGGCCTCTTTTAATCAGCGCAGGAAGACGCTGCAGAACGGGTTAAATAACTCTCCGGAGGTACCGTATACAAAGGAGCAGATTGCGGCTGCCATTGAGAGCCTGGGAGTTCCCGCTTCTGTCAGGGGGGAGGCTCTGACGCTGGAGCAGTTTGCCAGCCTGGCTAATTACTTTACCAGGACAGCGGGAAAGGAAGCCGGCGTTTCATAATGTGACGCCGGGAATACAAAAACCGGGGCGCGGTGTATTTCATGCGGATAAAGGGGAATAATCCTGGAAGGACAATTATCTGAATTATCAGAGAAATTATATATAAAACAGAAAGGAAGGTAAGTTGATGAACAAGAAAGTGGGTAAAATCCTGACAGCTGCGGCAGCAGGAGCAGTTGTGGGCGTGGCAGTGAAGAAGCTGCAGGACGGCCGGAAGGAAAAGGAAGATGAGAGAATTGCCGCCATTGAGGAAGCGGTGATGAATAACCGGGATTACGGTGACAGGAAAGCTTATCTGGTAGGCGGAGGCCTGGGCACCCTGGCTGCGGCTGCGTATCTGATCCGGGACTGCAAGTTCCCTGCCAACCAGATAACGGTTTACGAGGGCATGCACATACTTGGGGGAAGCAATGACGGTATCGGTACGCCGGAGCAGGGGTTTGTATGCCGCGGCGGACGTATGCTCAATGAGGAGACCTATGAGAACTTCTGGGAGCTCTTTGGTTCCATTCCATCTCTGCGTCAGCCCGGACACAGCGTTACGGAAGAGATTCTGGAGTTTGACCATGCCCATCCCACCTGCGCCAAGGCAAGGCTGGTGGATAAGGACGGCAACATTCTGGATGTGAAATCCATGGGATTTAACCAGGCTGACCGCATGGCCCTTCTGAAGCTGCTGATGACGGACGAAAAAAAGCTGGACAACCTGACCATTCAGGACTGGTTTAAGGAAACACCCCATATATTCGAGACTAATTTCTGGTATATGTGGCAGACCACCTTTGCATTCCAGAAGTACAGCAGCCTGTTTGAATTCAGACGGTATATGAACCGCATGATTTTTGAGTTCAGCCGTATTGAAACGCTGGAGGGAGTTACCAGAACTCCGTTAAACCAGTATGACAGTGTGATTCGTCCTCTGGAGACTTACCTGAGGAAGGCCGGCGTCAACTTCCGGGAAAACTGTGAAGTGACAGATATAGATTTTACGGACGGCCCCGGAATTACGGCTAAGACCCTGTATCTGAAGAAGAAAGTGGAGAGCGCGGATGACTCAGGCGAGGAAGCAGACGCTCCGGCCGAGATTTCCTATGTGACGGAGGAAGTTCAGTTAAATAAGAGTGATATCTGCATCATGACCAATGCGTGCATGACGGACAGCGCTACCCTGGGAAGCCTTTACAAGCCCGCGCCTGCTCCTGAGAAGAAGCCAATCAGCGGCGAACTCTGGGCAAAGGTGGCCGGTAAGAAGCCGGGACTGGGAAATCCGGAGCCGTTTTTTACCAAGCCTGAGGAGACGAACTGGCTCAGCTTTACTGTTACCTGCAAAGGCGATGATATCTTAAAGACCATTGAGAATTTTACCGGCAATGTACCCGGCAGCGGCGCCCTTATGACCTTTAAGGATTCCAGCTGGCTTATGAGCAGCGTGGTTGCGGCGCAGCCTCATTTCGTGAACCAGCCCGCCGACCAGACCATTTTCTGGGGATATGGACTGCACACAGAGGCCATAGGCGATTATGTAAAGAAGCCTATGAAGGATTGTACCGGGCAGGAACTGTTAAATGAATATCTCCATCATCTGCATATTCCGGAGGACAGGATTGCGGAGCTGATGAAGACGGTCATCAATGTGATTCCCTGCTATATGCCTTATGTGGACGCACAGTTTGAGCCGCGCAAGATGAGCGACAGGCCGCCGGTGATTCCCGCAGGGTCCACCAACTTTGCGAT is a window of Enterocloster clostridioformis DNA encoding:
- the ltrA gene encoding group II intron reverse transcriptase/maturase, with protein sequence MDTSSLMEQILSRDNLNAAYLQVVRNKGAAGVDGMTVEELGAYLSENGENIKEQLRTRKYKPKPVRRVEIPKPDGGTRNLGVPTAVDRFVQQAVAQVLTPIFEEQFHDHSYGFRPKRCAQQAVLKALEMMNDGHNWIVDIDLAKFFDTVDHDKLMTIFGRTIKDGDVISVVRKILVSGVMIDDEYEDTVVGTPQGGNISPLLANIMLNELDKELEARRLDFVRYADDLIIMVGSRQAAERVMKSVARFIEEKLGLKVNAEKSRVDKPKGIKYLGFGFYYDSFAKGYKARPHPKAAAKFKAQMKKYTSRSWGVGNGYKIGKLNRLIRGWINYFKIGSMKRLCAKMDGQIRYRLRMCIWKHWKTPKNREKNLIKLGLPPNAAHGISYAKGYARVCRSWNLHICISKERLAKFGLVSMEDYYAEKAVTC
- a CDS encoding glycosyltransferase family 4 protein, producing MRILSITAQKPHSTGSGVYLTGLVKGFAALGHEQAVVAGVYKEDEIHFPEGTRFYPVYYRTESLPFPIAGMSDEMPYESTIYSQMTEDMVDAFKQAFLEKTREAVECFRPDLILCHHLYLLTAVVREAFPQYKTAAICHGTGLRQIKKNSLEREYILAHIKELHKVFCLHREQREEISRIYGVPGERLEVIGSGFDDSIFRFTPVKKDDGAKRLIYAGKLSEKKGIMSLLRSLAYLEQMQRQDGEQQRQAAGQSAEPVKIEVWLAGGYGNQLEYETIKKLAGQSPYPVKFLGRLDQPRLAERMNQADVFVLPSFYEGLPLVVIEALACGLQVVCTDLPGVRPWLEENIGTCPVKFVSLPAIVNADEPVEQELPEFERRLAEAIGKSLGMNGGSLGTDGGSLETDGGGLSTHGGENMTAAGPSMASLPPDLSRISWAGISKKILESCNFI
- a CDS encoding TatD family hydrolase, producing the protein MIFDTHAHYDDEAFDEDRPELLGRLQEAGVGAVMNVAASLESCRSTLKLAEAYDWIYGAMGVHPSETGELDQEGLQWIKEQCGHPRVKAVGEIGLDYYWEEPAHDIQKKWFEAQMDLARQVKLPLIIHSRDAAKDTLDMMKAAKAGEIGGVVHCFSYTREMAREYLDMGFFLGIGGVLTFNNARKLKEVVEYIPLESIVLETDCPYLTPVPNRGKRNSSLELPYVVEAVSRLKGVDPETVMKATWENGKKLYRL
- a CDS encoding oleate hydratase: MNKKVGKILTAAAAGAVVGVAVKKLQDGRKEKEDERIAAIEEAVMNNRDYGDRKAYLVGGGLGTLAAAAYLIRDCKFPANQITVYEGMHILGGSNDGIGTPEQGFVCRGGRMLNEETYENFWELFGSIPSLRQPGHSVTEEILEFDHAHPTCAKARLVDKDGNILDVKSMGFNQADRMALLKLLMTDEKKLDNLTIQDWFKETPHIFETNFWYMWQTTFAFQKYSSLFEFRRYMNRMIFEFSRIETLEGVTRTPLNQYDSVIRPLETYLRKAGVNFRENCEVTDIDFTDGPGITAKTLYLKKKVESADDSGEEADAPAEISYVTEEVQLNKSDICIMTNACMTDSATLGSLYKPAPAPEKKPISGELWAKVAGKKPGLGNPEPFFTKPEETNWLSFTVTCKGDDILKTIENFTGNVPGSGALMTFKDSSWLMSSVVAAQPHFVNQPADQTIFWGYGLHTEAIGDYVKKPMKDCTGQELLNEYLHHLHIPEDRIAELMKTVINVIPCYMPYVDAQFEPRKMSDRPPVIPAGSTNFAMVSQFVEIPEDMVFTEEYSVRAARIAVYGLLDVKKKICPVTPYNRQPKILLKALKKSYL
- a CDS encoding TraX family protein yields the protein MGRGRSRGPYGGRRQGLTGNQLKILGIVAILIDNIGAVVIQGGILHGTDSALYHGVLLTPSGHYWVIAGQVCRYVGRLGFPILAYLTTEEFVRTRDRRWYAVRMLLFALLSEVPFDLAVYHTMFYPHYQNMMFTLFAGVLVMAVMESTRNPGLQAGALAAGCALSWVLQFDYNVVGVLFIAAMYWFRRSDTAQVVAGVGICAVESISCYCVSALSFVPIVLYNGRRGAFQLKYMFCVFYPVHFLVLYGVSMWIAKGV
- the rsmA gene encoding 16S rRNA (adenine(1518)-N(6)/adenine(1519)-N(6))-dimethyltransferase RsmA — protein: MATLGNPKNTIEIIQKYQFAFQKKFGQNFLIDTHVLDKIISAAGITGDDCVLEIGPGIGTMTQYLAEHAGKVVAVEIDTNLLPILDETLKGYSNVTVINSDILKLDMNKLVDEYNDGRPVKVAANLPYYITTPIIMGLFESNVPIDNITVMVQKEVADRMQVGPGSKDYGALSLAVQYYAKPYIVANVPPNCFIPRPNVGSAVIRLTRYQEPPVQVDEPGIMFRLIRASFNQRRKTLQNGLNNSPEVPYTKEQIAAAIESLGVPASVRGEALTLEQFASLANYFTRTAGKEAGVS